From the uncultured Desulfovibrio sp. genome, one window contains:
- the rimO gene encoding 30S ribosomal protein S12 methylthiotransferase RimO has product MTRAIFPNSLKVWSLSLGCPKNRVDSERLLGSLGVAVQHVEHMGKARLVFINTCGFIDPAVRESVRAVVDAIQRLEKCKVKPLLAVGGCMVGRYGAADLAAELPEVDVWLPTGDLPRWPAMLAAALDLPEPPARIPGGGRLLSTGPSYAWLKVGEGCRHKCAFCTIPSIRGGLKSLTADDIADEARALLAQGVRELDLVAQDLTSWGVDLGLKHGLPSLLEKLVGLEGLAWLRLLYLYPTGVTPELLRFIRDCGAPLLPYLDIPLQHAHPDVLSRMGRPFAGDPRRVLDTVRSVLPHAALRTTFIVGYPGETEEHFESLCRFVEESRFQHVGVFAYQAEDGTVAATLPDQVPDEVKQWRRDSLMEIQADISNELLSAQVGSRMQVLVDAPHPDWPGLHSGRVWFQAPEVDGITYVSGPGIAPGALVECDIVENTDYDLTALA; this is encoded by the coding sequence ATGACACGAGCTATTTTTCCTAATTCCCTGAAAGTATGGTCGCTGAGCCTTGGCTGCCCCAAAAACCGCGTGGACAGTGAGCGCCTGCTCGGTTCGCTTGGGGTCGCCGTGCAGCATGTGGAACACATGGGCAAGGCGCGTCTGGTTTTCATCAATACCTGCGGATTCATCGACCCTGCCGTGCGTGAATCTGTTCGCGCGGTTGTGGACGCCATCCAGAGGCTTGAAAAGTGCAAGGTTAAGCCCCTGCTGGCTGTAGGCGGCTGCATGGTGGGGCGTTATGGCGCTGCCGATCTGGCAGCGGAACTGCCGGAAGTGGACGTGTGGCTGCCCACGGGTGATCTGCCGCGCTGGCCAGCCATGCTGGCAGCGGCCCTGGACCTGCCCGAGCCTCCTGCCCGTATCCCCGGCGGCGGCAGACTGCTTTCTACCGGCCCTTCGTACGCATGGCTCAAGGTGGGCGAGGGGTGCAGGCACAAGTGCGCGTTCTGCACCATTCCTTCCATCAGGGGCGGCCTTAAATCGCTTACCGCCGACGATATTGCCGATGAAGCCAGGGCTCTGCTGGCCCAGGGCGTGCGCGAGCTTGATCTTGTGGCGCAGGATCTGACCTCCTGGGGTGTTGATCTTGGGCTCAAGCACGGCCTGCCCAGCCTGCTTGAAAAGCTGGTGGGGCTTGAGGGCCTCGCCTGGCTGCGCCTGCTCTACCTGTACCCCACAGGCGTGACGCCGGAGCTTTTGCGTTTTATCAGAGATTGCGGCGCGCCTTTGCTGCCTTATCTGGATATTCCCCTGCAACACGCTCACCCTGATGTGCTGTCGCGCATGGGTCGGCCTTTTGCGGGCGACCCCCGGCGAGTACTGGATACCGTGCGCTCCGTGCTGCCCCATGCGGCTTTGCGCACGACCTTTATTGTTGGCTATCCTGGCGAAACGGAAGAGCATTTTGAAAGTCTGTGCCGTTTTGTAGAAGAAAGCCGTTTTCAGCACGTGGGTGTGTTTGCCTATCAGGCAGAAGATGGCACCGTGGCGGCAACATTGCCCGATCAGGTGCCGGATGAAGTCAAACAGTGGCGCAGGGATTCTCTTATGGAAATTCAGGCCGACATCAGCAACGAACTGCTCTCCGCGCAGGTGGGCAGCCGTATGCAGGTGCTGGTGGATGCCCCGCATCCCGACTGGCCGGGACTGCACAGCGGGCGTGTGTGGTTTCAGGCGCCGGAGGTGGACGGCATCACCTATGTGAGCGGGCCGGGCATTGCGCCCGGAGCGCTAGTGGAATGCGATATAGTGGAAAATACGGACTATGATCTGACCGCGCTGGCCTGA
- a CDS encoding bifunctional diguanylate cyclase/phosphodiesterase — protein MKNADPANLSISATQSGEKPPAESPQEICLSHALQSVYGDILLIDFERDTCRELYHGEGHFTRMPLDQPLAETFKRELAERIHPDDAQRFAAFFSQDSLQQMLAQTPLFAAEDIRKKALNGLYRWVRIIAFPAPQYGGEQTYIVCTEDIENHKIAADIAHENEMLRRQKLDALRYKAVVDHTRTLVFEWSGTDLTYLSHRIPELLAGEYDGRNPFDVWREDDVLYAGDMEPFDTCLARLALGIRSGETTIRLRRRDGQYIWCKITYTKLDDGESEERYIGTLNDVDAATRTEQALRLRAEHDPLTGAFNTQTFFEKIDKLIKNRPNEQYCVLRFDVAGFKAINESFGLEEGNRLLRGIARLIRQRLISEKEIFARLTADVFAVCLTGGAERTLQFIQNLSLRLDHYSDTFRVKLFFGICPVENSRTPAHILCDWAYLAQKTVKGSDIVNFAFYDDALRKRLHDESYITDQMYEALEKNQFRLFLQPKVQISSGRIVGAEALVRWQHPTDGLILPGRFIPLFERNGFIVRLDSYIWDQTCQTLRTWLDKQYEPMPISVNMSRLHFNDDDLPNKLVSLLNKYNLPRHMLELELTESAFFANEPRLKRLMNELRAAGFVFSMDDFGTGYSSLSTLRDLPFNVVKLDRAFISDGTTNKRGQIVARNTIALARDLDMSIVAEGVETKEHARFLLNSGCNCAQGFYYSRPVDTAEFEVLSFVQEKAFWVHPQLKEDAIRLGLPISTEAPIKEY, from the coding sequence ATGAAAAACGCGGACCCTGCAAACCTCAGCATATCGGCTACCCAATCCGGGGAAAAGCCGCCTGCGGAATCTCCTCAGGAGATTTGCCTTTCCCATGCCTTGCAGAGTGTCTACGGCGACATATTGCTTATAGATTTTGAGAGGGATACCTGCCGCGAACTGTACCACGGAGAAGGTCACTTTACGCGCATGCCTCTGGATCAGCCCCTTGCCGAAACGTTCAAACGCGAACTTGCCGAGAGGATTCACCCCGACGATGCACAGCGTTTTGCGGCTTTTTTTTCTCAGGACAGCCTGCAACAGATGCTGGCGCAGACTCCCCTTTTTGCTGCGGAAGACATTCGCAAAAAAGCCCTCAACGGCTTGTACCGATGGGTGCGTATTATTGCCTTTCCTGCCCCCCAATACGGCGGGGAACAGACCTATATTGTCTGCACAGAAGACATTGAAAACCACAAAATTGCAGCCGATATTGCCCATGAGAACGAGATGCTGCGCCGGCAAAAGCTGGATGCCCTGCGTTACAAGGCAGTGGTGGACCACACCCGCACTCTGGTTTTTGAATGGAGCGGCACAGATCTGACCTACCTGAGCCACAGGATTCCCGAACTGCTGGCGGGCGAATACGACGGGCGCAATCCCTTTGACGTGTGGCGTGAAGATGATGTTCTCTACGCGGGCGACATGGAGCCCTTTGACACCTGCCTGGCGCGCCTTGCCCTGGGTATCCGCTCTGGCGAAACGACCATTCGCCTGCGCCGTCGAGACGGCCAGTACATCTGGTGCAAGATCACCTACACCAAGCTTGACGACGGGGAGTCTGAAGAACGCTACATCGGCACTCTCAACGACGTGGACGCAGCTACGCGCACCGAGCAGGCCCTGCGCCTGCGCGCAGAGCACGACCCACTCACAGGCGCTTTCAACACCCAGACATTTTTTGAAAAAATAGACAAGCTCATCAAAAACCGGCCCAATGAGCAGTACTGCGTATTGCGCTTTGACGTGGCCGGGTTCAAGGCCATCAACGAATCTTTTGGGCTTGAAGAGGGCAACCGCCTGCTGCGGGGCATTGCCCGCCTGATCCGCCAGCGCCTCATATCTGAAAAGGAAATCTTTGCCCGGCTCACCGCCGATGTTTTTGCCGTCTGCCTCACAGGCGGCGCCGAGCGGACGCTACAGTTCATCCAGAACCTTTCTCTGCGTCTGGATCACTATTCCGACACCTTTCGGGTCAAGCTGTTCTTTGGCATCTGCCCTGTGGAGAACTCCCGCACTCCGGCTCACATCCTGTGCGACTGGGCCTATCTGGCGCAGAAGACGGTCAAGGGCAGCGACATTGTCAATTTTGCCTTTTACGATGATGCCCTACGCAAACGCCTGCACGATGAAAGCTACATCACTGACCAGATGTATGAAGCGCTGGAAAAAAACCAGTTCAGGCTTTTTCTGCAACCCAAGGTGCAGATTTCCAGCGGGCGCATTGTGGGAGCAGAAGCGCTGGTGCGCTGGCAGCACCCCACAGACGGGCTTATCCTGCCCGGGCGTTTTATTCCTTTGTTTGAACGCAACGGCTTTATTGTGCGGCTGGACTCGTACATCTGGGACCAGACCTGCCAGACCCTGCGTACATGGCTCGACAAGCAGTATGAACCCATGCCCATCTCTGTGAACATGTCGCGTCTGCATTTTAACGACGACGATTTGCCCAACAAGCTCGTCAGCCTCCTGAACAAGTACAATCTGCCCCGCCACATGCTTGAGCTGGAACTGACCGAGAGTGCCTTTTTTGCCAATGAGCCAAGGCTGAAACGCCTTATGAACGAACTGCGGGCCGCGGGATTTGTTTTTTCCATGGACGATTTCGGCACAGGCTATTCATCGCTGAGTACATTGCGCGATCTGCCCTTCAATGTGGTCAAGCTTGACCGGGCCTTCATCAGCGACGGCACCACCAACAAGCGCGGCCAGATTGTGGCCCGCAACACCATCGCTCTGGCGCGCGACCTTGATATGTCCATTGTGGCTGAAGGCGTGGAAACCAAGGAACACGCCCGTTTCTTGCTCAACAGCGGTTGCAACTGCGCCCAGGGTTTCTATTATTCCAGGCCAGTGGATACGGCGGAGTTTGAAGTGCTCAGCTTCGTGCAGGAAAAGGCCTTCTGGGTGCATCCGCAGCTGAAGGAAGACGCCATCCGTCTGGGGCTGCCCATAAGCACGGAAGCCCCCATTAAAGAATACTGA
- the panC gene encoding pantoate--beta-alanine ligase, translated as MQIFTNPKELTAQCKAWHRAGDDIALVPTMGYYHQGHEDLMAFARTQAKRLVVSLFVNPAQFGPGEDLEAYPRNAERDADIARNHGADALFMPQPETMYAQDHATWVEVPELSRGLCGLTRPVHFRGVCTVVLKLFMLTGADVAVFGQKDWQQQAILRRMVRDLDVPVRIETRETVREADGLALSSRNVYLSPDERAHAPEIRKALLYAQKLAQSGETSVKLLREAVLRRWAEFLPMGRLDYLSIVHPESMTPLTEVTGPALMACAVRIGKARLIDNILLRP; from the coding sequence ATGCAGATATTCACAAATCCCAAAGAGTTGACGGCCCAATGCAAGGCCTGGCACCGCGCCGGAGACGATATCGCTCTGGTGCCTACCATGGGTTACTACCATCAGGGGCACGAAGACCTCATGGCCTTTGCCCGCACGCAGGCCAAACGCCTGGTGGTGAGCCTTTTTGTCAACCCTGCCCAGTTTGGCCCCGGCGAGGATCTGGAAGCATACCCCCGCAATGCCGAGCGCGATGCGGACATAGCCCGCAATCATGGGGCGGACGCGCTTTTTATGCCGCAGCCCGAAACCATGTACGCGCAAGACCACGCCACCTGGGTGGAAGTTCCCGAACTTTCCCGAGGCCTGTGCGGCCTCACCCGGCCTGTGCATTTTCGCGGCGTATGCACCGTGGTGCTCAAGCTCTTTATGCTGACCGGCGCGGATGTCGCCGTTTTTGGGCAGAAGGATTGGCAGCAGCAGGCTATTTTGCGCCGCATGGTGCGCGACCTTGATGTGCCGGTGCGCATTGAAACGCGCGAAACCGTGCGTGAAGCTGACGGCCTGGCTCTTTCCTCGCGCAACGTCTACCTCAGCCCGGACGAACGCGCCCATGCTCCGGAGATCCGCAAAGCCCTGCTCTACGCTCAAAAACTGGCCCAGAGCGGTGAAACCAGCGTCAAGCTGCTGCGCGAGGCTGTGCTGCGGCGCTGGGCGGAATTTCTGCCCATGGGGCGGCTTGACTACCTCAGTATTGTTCACCCGGAATCCATGACTCCGCTCACCGAAGTCACCGGTCCGGCGCTCATGGCCTGTGCCGTGCGCATAGGCAAGGCCCGGCTTATCGACAATATTCTGTTGCGACCCTAA
- the metK gene encoding methionine adenosyltransferase: MHTKGKYFFTSESVTEGHPDKVADQISDAILDTLLAQDANAHVACETLVTTGMAVIAGEITTSGYADLPHVVRETIKGIGYNSSEMGFDWQTCAVINAIGRQSPDIAQGVLREKPEDQGAGDQGMMFGYACNETSTLMPAPIYWAHQLSQQLAKVRKDGTVDIFRPDGKTQVSFEYQDGKPVRINNVVVSTQHSANASQADVAEAVKKHVIRPILEPSGYFDEKACEIFINTTGRFVVGGPMGDCGLTGRKIIQDTYGGSGHHGGGAFSGKDPSKVDRSGAYMGRYIAKNVVAAGLAPVCEVQIAYCIGVAQPVSVLVSSQGTSDLPDELLTKAVREVFDLRPYFISKRLDLKRPIYQKSSCYGHFGRELPEFTWEKTDAVADLRTAAKV; the protein is encoded by the coding sequence ATGCATACCAAGGGCAAATACTTTTTCACTTCCGAATCTGTAACTGAAGGCCACCCCGACAAGGTCGCCGACCAGATTTCCGATGCCATCCTTGATACCCTGCTGGCACAGGACGCCAACGCCCACGTGGCCTGCGAAACCCTGGTGACCACGGGCATGGCTGTTATCGCTGGCGAAATCACCACCAGCGGCTACGCCGACCTGCCCCATGTGGTGCGCGAAACCATCAAGGGTATTGGCTACAATAGCTCAGAAATGGGTTTTGACTGGCAGACCTGCGCTGTTATCAACGCCATTGGCCGCCAGTCGCCCGACATCGCGCAGGGCGTACTGCGCGAAAAGCCCGAAGATCAGGGCGCGGGCGACCAGGGCATGATGTTTGGCTATGCCTGCAACGAAACCTCCACCCTTATGCCAGCCCCCATCTATTGGGCGCATCAGCTTTCGCAGCAGCTGGCGAAAGTGCGCAAGGACGGCACCGTGGACATCTTCCGTCCCGACGGCAAGACTCAGGTTTCCTTTGAATATCAGGACGGCAAGCCCGTGCGCATCAACAACGTGGTGGTCTCCACCCAGCACAGCGCCAACGCCAGCCAGGCTGATGTGGCCGAAGCCGTGAAAAAGCATGTCATTCGCCCCATCCTGGAACCCTCCGGCTATTTTGACGAAAAGGCCTGCGAAATCTTCATCAACACCACGGGCCGTTTTGTGGTGGGTGGCCCCATGGGCGACTGCGGCCTCACAGGCCGCAAGATCATTCAGGACACCTACGGCGGCAGCGGTCACCACGGCGGCGGCGCGTTCTCCGGCAAGGATCCTTCCAAGGTTGACCGTTCCGGCGCGTACATGGGCCGCTACATTGCCAAAAACGTTGTTGCCGCTGGCCTCGCCCCTGTGTGCGAAGTGCAGATCGCCTATTGCATCGGCGTGGCCCAGCCCGTCAGCGTGCTTGTTTCCTCGCAGGGCACCAGCGACCTGCCGGACGAACTGCTGACCAAGGCCGTGCGGGAAGTCTTTGACTTGCGCCCCTATTTCATCAGCAAGCGCCTTGATCTCAAGCGCCCCATCTACCAGAAGTCTTCCTGCTACGGTCACTTTGGCCGCGAACTGCCGGAATTCACTTGGGAAAAGACTGATGCCGTAGCCGACCTGCGCACCGCCGCCAAGGTGTAG
- the aroC gene encoding chorismate synthase, with product MAGNTFGQALRLTTFGESHGVGLGGIIDGCPAGLPLTEADIQAELDRRKPGQGPTATKRKESDTVRLLSGVYEGVTTGTSIAFYIANEDQRSHDYGNLAEIFRPGHADWGYFQKYNGIRDHRGGGRSSGRETAARVAGGVIARKILERRGVKIMAACVELGGTAVQDWATLDLDNARNRPYCAATEAMPSLWDQVVLAARKAGDTLGGIVRIEARNVPAGLGEPVFDKLEAVLAHAIMSIGAVKGFSVGEGFGAAKLHGSQNNDPLLPADPAQPGKANFASNHAGGILGGISSGQTIVMHAAVKPIASIAVTQQTVDKEGNAASVLIGGRHDLAAIPRVVPVLEAMTALALADALLLQQRMGLGL from the coding sequence ATGGCTGGCAATACATTCGGACAGGCCCTGCGGCTGACAACATTCGGCGAATCCCACGGCGTGGGCCTTGGCGGCATCATTGACGGCTGCCCGGCGGGCCTGCCCCTGACAGAGGCCGACATTCAGGCCGAGCTTGACCGCCGCAAACCCGGTCAGGGCCCCACCGCCACCAAGCGCAAGGAATCAGACACGGTCCGCCTGCTCTCCGGCGTGTATGAGGGCGTCACCACGGGCACGTCCATTGCCTTCTACATCGCCAACGAAGACCAGCGCTCGCACGACTACGGCAATCTGGCCGAAATTTTTCGCCCCGGCCATGCGGACTGGGGATATTTTCAGAAGTACAACGGCATACGCGACCACCGCGGCGGCGGGCGCTCCTCTGGGCGCGAAACCGCAGCCCGCGTTGCTGGCGGCGTTATTGCCCGCAAGATTCTTGAACGCCGTGGCGTAAAAATCATGGCCGCCTGCGTGGAACTGGGCGGTACCGCTGTGCAGGACTGGGCAACCCTTGATTTGGACAATGCCCGCAATCGTCCCTATTGCGCCGCTACAGAGGCCATGCCCTCCCTCTGGGATCAGGTGGTGCTGGCTGCCCGCAAAGCGGGCGACACCCTGGGTGGCATTGTACGCATTGAGGCGCGCAATGTGCCCGCAGGCCTTGGCGAACCCGTGTTTGACAAGCTGGAGGCCGTGCTGGCCCACGCCATCATGAGCATTGGCGCAGTCAAAGGTTTTTCTGTTGGCGAAGGTTTTGGCGCGGCCAAGTTGCATGGCTCGCAAAACAACGACCCCCTGCTCCCCGCCGACCCGGCGCAGCCCGGCAAGGCCAACTTTGCTTCCAACCACGCAGGGGGCATATTGGGCGGCATTTCCAGCGGGCAGACCATTGTCATGCACGCTGCGGTCAAGCCCATCGCATCCATAGCCGTTACCCAGCAGACCGTGGACAAGGAGGGCAATGCCGCCTCCGTACTCATTGGCGGGCGGCACGACCTTGCCGCCATCCCGCGCGTTGTCCCGGTTCTGGAAGCCATGACGGCTCTGGCCTTGGCAGACGCCCTGCTGCTCCAGCAGCGCATGGGGCTGGGCCTGTGA
- a CDS encoding helix-hairpin-helix domain-containing protein → MSKKADVHALNALRSVGPATLEDLRLLGVTDISDLAGRDPQALYDELCRIKGQKIDICCLDVFNCAVAQAKNPELPDDQRDWFWWSRQRKAATSPRIADKASA, encoded by the coding sequence GTGAGCAAAAAGGCCGACGTACACGCCCTGAACGCCCTGCGTTCCGTTGGCCCGGCAACTCTTGAAGACCTGCGCCTGCTTGGCGTTACTGATATTTCCGACCTGGCGGGGCGCGACCCTCAGGCCCTGTATGATGAATTGTGCCGCATCAAAGGCCAGAAAATTGATATCTGTTGCCTTGATGTTTTCAATTGCGCTGTTGCCCAGGCAAAGAATCCGGAACTACCTGATGATCAGCGCGACTGGTTCTGGTGGTCGCGGCAGCGCAAGGCTGCAACAAGCCCAAGGATTGCTGACAAGGCGAGTGCATGA